Proteins encoded within one genomic window of bacterium:
- the tsaB gene encoding tRNA (adenosine(37)-N6)-threonylcarbamoyltransferase complex dimerization subunit type 1 TsaB, whose translation MKGEGLFPLLVVESSSKILSAALFKSAEDYDQIISLPDDVAHSQKLLPLIDSLLRKHALTHQNIESVGLTYGPGAYTSLRVGAATLLGLAKMRQLPVYAASSLASLCKGIEQNQATLIPVYLAGRGRYYAGVYQKTGNKIISLVDDQVYNQNDLLELLDSQSKEAFLIGPGVNGLNEAKVSLHHATVDVMPQALYVAKMILDSGIKPTTIHEFKLQYLQPPDFG comes from the coding sequence GTGAAGGGTGAAGGGTTATTTCCGTTATTAGTAGTTGAGTCGTCATCCAAGATACTCAGTGCGGCTCTTTTTAAGAGTGCTGAAGATTACGATCAAATCATTTCCTTACCGGATGATGTAGCGCATTCTCAAAAATTATTGCCGCTTATCGACTCACTTCTTCGCAAACATGCGCTCACTCATCAAAACATTGAGTCGGTGGGTTTAACATATGGCCCTGGTGCGTACACAAGTTTGCGTGTGGGGGCGGCAACGTTATTAGGTTTGGCTAAAATGCGGCAGCTACCGGTTTATGCCGCTTCTAGTTTAGCCTCTTTATGTAAAGGTATAGAGCAAAACCAAGCTACGCTTATTCCCGTTTATTTGGCTGGTAGAGGCCGTTACTATGCGGGTGTATATCAGAAAACCGGAAACAAAATTATATCGCTAGTAGATGACCAGGTTTATAACCAGAATGATTTATTGGAACTTCTTGATTCTCAGTCCAAAGAGGCTTTTTTAATTGGTCCTGGAGTGAACGGATTAAATGAGGCTAAGGTCTCCCTGCATCATGCCACAGTCGATGTGATGCCGCAGGCTTTATATGTAGCTAAAATGATTCTTGATTCCGGTATAAAACCCACCACTATTCATGAGTTTAAACTCCAGTATCTTCAGCCCCCAGATTTTGGCTAA
- the ilvN gene encoding acetolactate synthase small subunit, translating into MKHTISVLVENEFGVLTRVAGLFSGRGFNIQSLTVAETLDPALSRMTLVTTGDDAMLEQITKQLNKLVNIIKVTDLVAEKAICRMYALLKVNISVKTRTDVLKTVEMIGGEILDVDAKSATVEVRGDEPKIQSALNLLKPFGIIEFVQSGAIAMERSK; encoded by the coding sequence ATGAAGCATACGATATCAGTTTTAGTTGAAAACGAATTTGGCGTGTTAACCCGTGTTGCGGGTTTATTTTCGGGCCGTGGTTTTAACATTCAAAGCTTAACGGTAGCCGAAACACTTGATCCGGCGTTATCGCGCATGACACTTGTGACTACCGGTGACGATGCGATGCTGGAACAAATTACCAAACAGCTCAATAAACTGGTGAACATCATTAAGGTAACCGATCTTGTAGCCGAAAAAGCTATTTGCCGGATGTATGCCCTCCTTAAAGTGAATATTAGCGTTAAAACACGCACTGATGTTCTAAAAACCGTTGAGATGATTGGTGGCGAAATTTTGGATGTAGATGCAAAGAGCGCTACTGTTGAAGTGCGTGGTGATGAACCTAAAATCCAATCGGCTTTAAATTTACTCAAACCTTTTGGCATTATTGAATTTGTTCAGTCGGGTGCAATAGCCATGGAGCGCTCCAAGTGA
- a CDS encoding phosphatidylserine decarboxylase family protein — MAPEGYPFITIAIGLMLAGYFIHPLTEIILVPLFIWVVSFFRNPAREVPQDPNAIICPADGTVIFIGEVDEHRFLKRKVKKVSIFMSPFNVHVNRVPVDGTITQVSYNKGKYFAAYAEKASLDNEQNALVVKSVKGFEVLFIQIAGFLARRIVSYAQVGDSYKKGDIFGLIRFGSRMDVYMPVEADIQIKMDQKVKAGETILAQL, encoded by the coding sequence ATAGCGCCCGAAGGCTATCCGTTCATCACCATAGCCATTGGTTTAATGCTGGCTGGATACTTTATACATCCGCTTACCGAAATTATTTTGGTACCGCTTTTTATTTGGGTGGTGAGCTTTTTTAGAAATCCGGCGCGTGAGGTGCCTCAGGATCCAAACGCCATTATTTGCCCTGCCGATGGCACGGTTATTTTTATTGGTGAAGTGGACGAACACCGTTTTTTAAAACGTAAGGTAAAAAAGGTGAGTATTTTTATGTCACCTTTTAACGTGCATGTAAACCGTGTGCCCGTTGACGGTACAATTACGCAAGTGAGTTACAATAAAGGGAAATATTTTGCTGCGTACGCTGAAAAAGCATCACTTGATAACGAACAAAATGCACTTGTTGTTAAAAGTGTAAAAGGCTTTGAAGTTTTATTCATTCAGATTGCCGGATTTTTAGCGCGCCGTATTGTAAGCTATGCGCAAGTAGGTGATTCTTACAAGAAGGGCGATATTTTTGGACTCATTCGTTTTGGATCGCGCATGGATGTGTATATGCCTGTAGAAGCCGATATCCAAATTAAAATGGATCAAAAGGTTAAAGCCGGAGAAACAATTTTAGCACAGCTATAA
- the pssA gene encoding CDP-diacylglycerol--serine O-phosphatidyltransferase has product MKHEGLKKGIYLLPNLFTTANLFCGYFAIVRSIHGDFLSAAWMIILAGFFDFMDGRVARMTNAQSEFGLEYDSLVDLTTFGVATSLLMYNWTLKDYGKLGWAAAFIHTACCALRLARFNTQAGSVEKKAFQGLPTPASAGFCVSYIIFSDSLFGGAARPGIAAPLMMFFLAVLMVSNVPYRSFKVLDKKKRVNFFLLFLIVAFIVVLASAPQVMFFIFGIFYVSMGLLEMLLRSPEKIRNFKDFMVKFFQADPDQLMMEDDETEITNRTALKAVNGEKDLKD; this is encoded by the coding sequence ATGAAACATGAAGGATTAAAAAAAGGAATTTATCTTTTGCCAAATTTATTTACCACGGCCAATTTGTTCTGTGGTTATTTTGCCATTGTGCGTTCTATTCATGGTGATTTTTTAAGCGCGGCATGGATGATTATTTTGGCCGGTTTTTTTGATTTTATGGATGGCCGTGTTGCGCGCATGACCAATGCGCAGAGCGAATTTGGCTTGGAATATGATTCGCTGGTAGATTTAACTACTTTTGGTGTGGCCACGTCTTTGCTTATGTACAACTGGACGCTGAAAGATTACGGCAAGTTGGGATGGGCTGCCGCTTTTATTCATACTGCTTGTTGTGCTTTGCGCTTGGCGCGTTTTAACACGCAGGCAGGGAGTGTAGAAAAGAAGGCATTTCAAGGCTTGCCAACTCCTGCATCTGCCGGCTTTTGTGTAAGCTATATTATTTTTAGCGATAGTCTGTTTGGTGGGGCAGCACGTCCTGGTATTGCGGCTCCACTCATGATGTTTTTTTTAGCGGTGCTGATGGTAAGTAATGTGCCTTATCGCAGTTTTAAAGTTCTTGATAAAAAGAAGAGAGTGAATTTTTTTCTGCTCTTTCTCATAGTTGCTTTTATTGTTGTGCTGGCATCGGCACCGCAGGTGATGTTTTTTATTTTTGGTATTTTTTATGTGAGTATGGGTCTTTTAGAAATGCTACTCCGTTCCCCGGAAAAAATAAGAAACTTTAAAGATTTTATGGTGAAATTTTTCCAGGCCGATCCCGATCAACTGATGATGGAAGATGATGAGACCGAAATTACAAACCGTACGGCGCTTAAAGCTGTGAACGGCGAAAAAGATTTGAAAGATTGA
- a CDS encoding 2-isopropylmalate synthase, with product MKKNYIKIFDTTLRDGEQSPGCSMNLEEKLRMAHQLARLNVDIIEAGFPIASQGDFEAVACLAKEVKGPTIAGLARANKMDIERCFEAIKHAKKPRIHTFISSSDIHLKYQLKKTREQVLEDAAQAVRFAKSFCDDVEFSAMDATRSDRAYLAQMFEIAIAEGAKTVNVPDTVGYTIPSEYFDLISYLMKNVKGIDKVDVSVHCHNDLGLAVANSLAAIQAGATQVECTVNGIGERAGNCSMEEVVMTLSVRNDLMKFETGIDKKQIYPSSRLLSTITGISVQPNKAIVGENAFAHESGIHQDGVLKHQNTYEIMTPESVGIPRNKLVLGKHSGRHAFRDRLSGLGFSLSETEIDKAFKSFKDLADKKKNVYDEDIMAIVEGGLDEKTQKYELDYVHVESGTAISPKSTVKMKVDGEARESTQSGSGPVDATFMAIRTISKFEGTLDKYVVNAITGGTDAQGEVVVTLTDNGKTVRGNGAHTDIIVASAMAYIQALNRLEFYQVKSVTYTSPSL from the coding sequence ATGAAGAAGAATTATATTAAAATTTTTGATACAACATTGCGCGATGGCGAGCAATCGCCCGGCTGCAGCATGAATTTGGAAGAAAAATTGCGCATGGCGCACCAATTGGCGCGTCTCAATGTAGATATTATTGAAGCGGGTTTCCCCATTGCCAGCCAGGGCGATTTTGAAGCTGTGGCCTGTTTAGCCAAAGAAGTAAAAGGACCAACTATTGCAGGATTGGCTCGGGCCAATAAAATGGATATCGAACGCTGTTTTGAAGCCATTAAACATGCCAAAAAACCGCGCATTCATACCTTTATTTCAAGCTCCGATATTCATTTAAAATATCAGCTTAAAAAAACACGCGAACAGGTTTTGGAAGATGCGGCTCAAGCTGTGCGTTTTGCTAAATCGTTTTGTGACGACGTAGAATTTTCGGCCATGGATGCAACCAGAAGTGATCGTGCTTATTTGGCGCAGATGTTTGAAATTGCGATAGCCGAAGGCGCTAAAACCGTGAATGTACCGGATACGGTGGGCTATACTATCCCATCCGAATATTTTGATCTCATCTCCTACTTGATGAAAAATGTAAAAGGGATCGATAAGGTAGACGTGAGTGTGCACTGCCATAACGATTTGGGTTTGGCCGTGGCCAACTCGCTGGCGGCTATTCAGGCGGGTGCCACACAGGTAGAATGTACGGTTAATGGCATTGGCGAACGCGCCGGGAATTGCAGCATGGAAGAAGTAGTGATGACTTTGTCTGTTCGCAACGATTTAATGAAATTTGAAACCGGGATCGATAAAAAGCAAATTTACCCATCCTCGCGTTTACTTTCTACCATCACTGGTATTTCGGTGCAGCCCAATAAGGCCATTGTAGGCGAAAATGCCTTTGCTCATGAGAGTGGGATTCATCAAGACGGAGTTTTAAAGCATCAAAATACGTACGAAATTATGACGCCCGAATCGGTGGGTATCCCGCGTAATAAACTGGTGTTGGGTAAACATTCGGGGCGCCATGCGTTCCGCGATCGTTTAAGCGGTCTTGGTTTTAGTTTAAGCGAAACCGAAATCGATAAGGCCTTTAAGTCTTTTAAAGATTTGGCTGATAAAAAGAAGAATGTGTACGATGAAGATATCATGGCCATTGTTGAAGGCGGCTTAGATGAAAAAACGCAAAAATATGAACTGGATTATGTTCATGTGGAAAGTGGCACCGCAATTAGCCCCAAATCGACGGTAAAAATGAAAGTGGACGGCGAAGCTAGAGAATCAACCCAAAGCGGCTCCGGCCCGGTGGATGCTACTTTTATGGCTATTCGTACCATTTCTAAATTTGAAGGCACGCTCGATAAATATGTGGTGAATGCCATTACCGGTGGCACCGATGCACAGGGTGAAGTGGTGGTGACTCTCACCGATAACGGAAAAACCGTGCGTGGTAATGGTGCGCATACCGATATTATTGTGGCCTCAGCGATGGCTTATATTCAGGCTTTAAATCGTCTTGAGTTTTATCAAGTGAAGTCGGTGACGTATACGTCTCCCTCTCTATAG
- the leuB gene encoding 3-isopropylmalate dehydrogenase translates to MKTYNIAVLPGDGIGPEVTAEAVKVLKVIEKTSDIRFNFEEAPVGGAGYDATGHPLPQKTLDLAKNSDSVLLGAVGGPKWEPLDYSVRPERALLGLRAELGLFANLRPAVIFDALVDASTLKREVVEGIDMMVVRELTGGIYFGKPRGVEKLPNGEEKGINTEVYTTHEVERIAKVAFELARKRRGKVMSVDKANVLEATEMWRNVVTRTHKDYQDVELSHMYVDNCAMQLIRNPKQFDVVVTTNLFGDILSDEASMLTGSIGMLPSASLGQGTRGMYEPVHGSAPDIAGKGLANPIATILSAAMMLTYSFNQGAIAKKIEKAVEDVLNEGYRTADIYVAGTKKVGTQEMGELIVKKLQ, encoded by the coding sequence ATGAAAACATACAATATCGCCGTACTCCCTGGTGATGGGATTGGCCCTGAGGTAACGGCTGAGGCCGTTAAAGTTTTAAAAGTTATCGAAAAAACGAGTGATATCCGTTTTAATTTTGAAGAAGCCCCCGTGGGTGGTGCCGGATACGATGCTACCGGGCATCCTTTGCCGCAGAAAACGCTCGATTTAGCCAAGAATTCAGATTCCGTTTTGCTCGGCGCCGTGGGTGGCCCCAAATGGGAACCTCTCGATTATTCAGTTCGTCCCGAACGCGCATTGCTCGGTTTGCGTGCCGAACTTGGATTATTTGCCAATTTAAGACCCGCCGTTATTTTTGATGCGTTGGTGGATGCTTCCACCTTAAAACGCGAAGTGGTGGAAGGTATCGATATGATGGTGGTACGCGAACTGACCGGCGGTATCTATTTTGGAAAACCCCGTGGCGTAGAAAAACTGCCCAACGGTGAAGAAAAAGGGATTAATACCGAAGTGTACACCACGCACGAAGTTGAACGCATTGCGAAAGTGGCTTTTGAATTGGCCCGTAAACGTCGTGGTAAAGTGATGTCTGTCGATAAAGCGAATGTGCTCGAAGCTACCGAAATGTGGCGCAATGTGGTGACCCGTACTCATAAGGATTATCAGGACGTAGAGCTCTCGCACATGTATGTGGATAATTGTGCCATGCAGCTTATCCGTAACCCCAAGCAATTTGACGTGGTAGTCACCACTAATTTGTTTGGTGATATTTTGAGTGATGAAGCTTCCATGTTGACGGGCTCTATCGGCATGTTGCCTTCGGCCTCTCTGGGGCAGGGCACACGCGGGATGTACGAACCTGTGCACGGTTCGGCTCCTGATATTGCGGGTAAAGGATTGGCTAATCCCATTGCCACTATTTTATCGGCGGCGATGATGCTGACTTACTCGTTTAACCAGGGTGCCATTGCTAAAAAGATAGAAAAAGCCGTGGAAGATGTGTTGAACGAAGGTTACAGAACAGCCGACATTTATGTTGCAGGAACTAAAAAAGTAGGAACCCAGGAAATGGGTGAATTAATTGTTAAGAAACTACAGTAA
- a CDS encoding aspartate-semialdehyde dehydrogenase: protein MQKKEKYNIAIAGATGAVGVELLKVLEKRKFPVGELKLLASSRSVGKKMMFQGKAWPVLELKADSFEGVDIALFSAGGDRSKEFADAAVKAGAVVVDNSSAFRMDPEVPLVVPEINPEDIKKHKGIIANPNCTTIIAGMAVWPIHKLSRVKRMVVATYQAVSGAGAKAIDELENQTKEYLAGGKITKNIFKHPIAFNLFSHDSAIGPEGYSQEEMKVVKETRKIFHDDSILVSPTSVRVPVFRAHAEAIHLELEKPLSLDEVNAALSKMPGVKVIDDREKNYFPMPVEVSGQDDVYVGRVRSDLGLKNGINLFVVGDQILKGAALNAVQIAEKLIEYA from the coding sequence ATGCAGAAGAAAGAAAAATATAACATTGCGATAGCCGGTGCCACAGGCGCTGTGGGTGTAGAACTTTTAAAAGTGTTAGAAAAAAGAAAGTTTCCCGTTGGTGAACTAAAATTACTCGCCTCCAGCCGTTCGGTGGGTAAAAAAATGATGTTTCAGGGAAAAGCCTGGCCCGTTTTAGAATTAAAAGCCGACTCCTTTGAAGGGGTGGATATAGCTCTCTTTTCGGCCGGCGGCGATAGAAGCAAGGAATTTGCCGATGCGGCTGTTAAAGCTGGGGCTGTGGTGGTGGATAATTCCAGCGCTTTCCGTATGGACCCCGAAGTGCCTCTTGTGGTGCCCGAAATTAACCCGGAAGATATTAAAAAACACAAAGGCATTATTGCTAACCCCAATTGCACCACCATTATTGCGGGTATGGCTGTGTGGCCCATTCATAAATTGTCTCGCGTGAAACGTATGGTGGTGGCGACTTACCAGGCTGTGTCCGGTGCTGGTGCTAAAGCCATCGACGAGTTAGAAAACCAAACCAAAGAATATTTGGCTGGTGGTAAGATTACCAAAAATATTTTTAAGCATCCTATTGCCTTTAATCTTTTTTCGCACGATTCGGCCATTGGCCCCGAAGGCTATTCGCAGGAAGAAATGAAAGTGGTGAAGGAAACCCGCAAGATTTTTCATGATGATTCAATCCTAGTAAGCCCAACATCGGTACGTGTGCCTGTATTCCGTGCTCATGCCGAAGCGATCCACTTGGAACTGGAAAAGCCACTCTCTTTAGATGAAGTGAATGCCGCTTTATCCAAGATGCCCGGGGTTAAAGTTATTGATGACCGGGAGAAAAACTATTTTCCAATGCCTGTTGAAGTATCGGGTCAGGATGATGTATATGTAGGAAGAGTTCGCAGTGATTTGGGCCTTAAAAATGGCATCAATCTTTTTGTAGTTGGCGATCAAATTTTAAAAGGTGCGGCTTTAAATGCTGTGCAGATTGCCGAAAAACTGATTGAATATGCTTAA
- the truA gene encoding tRNA pseudouridine(38-40) synthase TruA, producing the protein MRIQITLQYKGTNYIGWQTQNVAVSVQQVLEKTLGKILNQKIHVAGSGRTDSGVHAFWQTAHFDLPDDCKIPLHKIHHGLTSLLPPDIGIISLKQVNEKFHAQFDVKKKTYRYLIFNSWIPSPFLDDMAWRIPYALDVAKMKKAAAMLKGEHDFSAFCAADSTAKSKVRRIFSVTIKTQKDFLFFHFERIKKQKIDYLKNKPCQLIVMDVCGKGFLKQMVRTIAGSLVDVGKGKMTLIEFKALLKHGDRKKAGRTAPAKGLGVMGVGYR; encoded by the coding sequence ATGCGCATTCAAATTACCTTACAATATAAAGGAACAAACTACATTGGCTGGCAAACGCAAAATGTGGCGGTGAGTGTTCAGCAGGTTTTGGAAAAAACACTTGGTAAAATTTTAAATCAAAAAATCCATGTGGCAGGCAGTGGGCGCACCGATAGCGGGGTGCATGCTTTTTGGCAAACGGCCCATTTTGATTTGCCGGACGATTGTAAAATTCCCCTCCATAAAATTCACCATGGGCTTACGTCATTACTTCCGCCCGATATTGGCATTATTAGTCTTAAACAAGTAAATGAAAAATTTCATGCGCAGTTTGATGTAAAAAAGAAAACATATCGTTATTTAATTTTTAATTCGTGGATTCCCAGCCCTTTTTTAGACGACATGGCCTGGCGCATTCCATATGCGCTCGACGTGGCCAAAATGAAAAAGGCCGCTGCCATGCTCAAAGGTGAACATGATTTTAGTGCTTTTTGTGCGGCCGATAGCACAGCTAAAAGCAAGGTGAGGCGCATTTTTTCGGTAACAATTAAAACACAAAAAGATTTTTTATTTTTTCATTTTGAACGGATCAAAAAGCAAAAAATAGATTATTTAAAAAACAAACCCTGCCAATTGATTGTTATGGATGTGTGCGGAAAAGGATTTTTAAAACAAATGGTGCGCACCATTGCGGGGAGTTTAGTGGATGTCGGAAAAGGGAAAATGACTTTGATTGAATTTAAAGCCTTGCTTAAACACGGAGACCGCAAAAAAGCCGGCCGTACGGCACCTGCCAAGGGGTTGGGAGTGATGGGAGTTGGGTATAGATGA
- a CDS encoding ATP-binding protein: protein MGPRQSGKSTLVRHLFPAYQYVSLETPDDRRLALEDPRGFFSRYSGSLIIDEVQRVPDLLSYIQTFVDEPGFKDHYVLTGSHQLLLMEKITQSLAGRTLIVKLLPFSSHEISEGNESKKSIDERMYEGGYPRIFDKHLSPQQWLEGYYQTYVERDVRELIKIDQLTLFERFMSLCSARVGQLINYSSLATDVGVSAPTVKSWLSMMEAGFICFSLAPYYKNLGKRVVKSPKLYFYDTGLLCYMLKIRTPQDLVSHALRGFIYENWVIVEVMKNYFNRGFSSPIYFWRDVHGHEVDLIIDKGENLYPIEIKSSQTMHSSFFKDLEYFDGLKNQKVTGIKGTCMYGGLDSYEYKSFKLCSWNEFKKKIPDLGTEL from the coding sequence GTGGGGCCTCGGCAGTCGGGCAAATCTACCTTGGTTCGTCACCTGTTTCCTGCTTATCAATACGTTTCTCTCGAAACTCCCGATGATCGTAGATTAGCCTTGGAAGACCCCCGTGGTTTTTTTAGCCGCTATTCAGGTTCTCTTATTATTGATGAAGTGCAACGTGTTCCCGATCTTTTATCGTATATCCAAACATTTGTGGATGAGCCGGGTTTTAAAGATCATTATGTGTTAACGGGTTCTCATCAGTTATTGCTCATGGAAAAAATCACGCAGTCGCTCGCCGGCCGCACTCTTATTGTAAAGCTTTTGCCTTTTTCCAGTCACGAAATTAGCGAAGGAAATGAAAGTAAAAAATCCATCGATGAGAGGATGTATGAAGGCGGTTATCCGCGTATTTTTGACAAACATCTTTCCCCTCAGCAATGGCTGGAAGGGTATTATCAAACCTATGTTGAAAGAGATGTACGAGAGCTGATTAAAATTGATCAGCTCACTTTGTTTGAGCGATTCATGTCTCTTTGTTCGGCCAGGGTTGGTCAATTGATTAATTACTCGTCGCTCGCAACCGATGTGGGTGTATCGGCTCCCACTGTTAAATCGTGGCTATCGATGATGGAAGCTGGTTTTATTTGTTTTTCACTTGCCCCCTACTATAAAAACCTCGGAAAACGAGTGGTGAAATCTCCAAAACTTTATTTTTATGACACTGGCCTGTTGTGTTATATGCTAAAAATTCGTACTCCGCAAGATTTGGTCAGTCACGCATTGCGCGGTTTTATTTATGAAAATTGGGTGATTGTGGAAGTGATGAAAAATTATTTTAACAGAGGATTTTCTTCCCCCATTTATTTTTGGCGCGATGTTCATGGCCATGAAGTAGATTTAATTATTGATAAGGGAGAAAACTTGTACCCGATTGAAATCAAGTCCTCTCAAACCATGCATTCCAGTTTTTTTAAGGATCTGGAATATTTTGACGGACTAAAAAATCAAAAAGTTACCGGAATAAAAGGGACTTGTATGTATGGTGGGCTCGATTCGTATGAATATAAAAGTTTTAAATTATGTTCGTGGAATGAATTCAAAAAGAAAATTCCAGATTTGGGAACAGAATTATAA